The Gimibacter soli genome includes a region encoding these proteins:
- the uvrC gene encoding excinuclease ABC subunit UvrC — translation MTPVIENDGVATIKRHLKTAPTQPGVYRMFDANGDVLYVGKAKNIKARVTSYTRFDQLIIRIQRMVSATRSMVFVTTRTEAEALLLEASLIKRYRPPYNVLLKDDKSFPYILLREDHRWPQISKHRGARRNKGRYFGPFASASAVNETLNTLQKVFQLRSCSDSMLEGRSRACLLHQIKRCSAPCVDKVSADDYAEMVDETRAFLEGRTSHIQKRFAEAMQEASDALDFERAAVFRDRLRALTQIQSHQSMVNAMVDEADVIAAAEKGGQIGIQMFFYRNGQNWGHRAYFPRHDKTEGIGDVLEAFIGQFYADKPVPRQVLVSHDMPEMALLTDALSTHAGRRVEIAIPKRGRKADVMKEAIRNANEALDRRLAESASQTRLLEGVAELFDLDAPPERIEVYDNSHNQGTNAVGGMVVAGPEGFMKNQYRKFNIKSEDLTPGDDFGMMREVMTRRFARLLKEDENRERGMWPDVVLIDGGKGQLSSVVETLEELGVSDVALVAISKGPDRNAGREQFHMPGRDTFTLPLNDPVLYYLQRLRDEAHRFAIGSHRARRAGDIVKSPLDGVPGIGPKRKKALMHHFGSAKAVAGADVRDLMSVDGISAAMAQAIYDHFHDR, via the coding sequence ATGACACCTGTGATCGAAAACGACGGCGTAGCCACCATCAAGCGTCACCTGAAGACAGCCCCCACCCAGCCGGGGGTCTATCGCATGTTCGATGCGAACGGCGATGTGCTCTATGTCGGCAAGGCAAAGAACATCAAGGCGCGGGTAACAAGCTACACGCGGTTCGATCAGCTGATCATCCGCATCCAGCGCATGGTATCCGCCACGCGGTCGATGGTGTTTGTGACGACCCGTACCGAGGCCGAAGCGCTGCTCCTTGAAGCCTCGCTCATCAAACGCTACCGCCCGCCCTATAACGTGCTTCTGAAGGATGACAAATCCTTCCCCTATATCCTCCTGCGGGAGGATCACCGCTGGCCGCAGATTTCGAAGCATCGTGGCGCCCGGCGCAACAAGGGCCGCTACTTTGGTCCCTTCGCCAGCGCCTCTGCCGTGAACGAAACGCTCAATACCCTGCAGAAGGTCTTCCAGCTGCGCTCCTGCAGCGACAGCATGCTTGAAGGTCGCAGCCGTGCCTGCCTGCTGCATCAGATCAAGCGCTGCTCCGCCCCTTGCGTCGATAAGGTCAGCGCCGATGACTATGCGGAGATGGTGGATGAAACCCGCGCCTTCCTTGAAGGCCGCACCAGCCATATCCAGAAGCGCTTTGCCGAAGCCATGCAGGAAGCGAGCGACGCGCTCGATTTCGAACGCGCGGCCGTGTTCCGCGACCGCCTGCGGGCGCTGACCCAGATCCAGAGCCACCAAAGCATGGTGAATGCGATGGTGGACGAGGCCGACGTGATTGCGGCCGCCGAAAAAGGCGGCCAGATCGGCATCCAGATGTTCTTCTATAGGAACGGCCAGAACTGGGGGCACCGCGCCTATTTCCCGCGCCACGACAAAACCGAAGGCATCGGCGATGTGCTGGAAGCCTTCATCGGGCAATTCTACGCCGACAAGCCGGTGCCCCGACAGGTGCTTGTCTCCCACGACATGCCGGAAATGGCGCTGCTGACCGATGCCCTGTCGACCCATGCGGGCCGGCGGGTGGAAATTGCCATCCCCAAGCGCGGCCGCAAGGCCGACGTGATGAAGGAAGCCATCCGGAACGCCAATGAAGCGCTCGACCGACGGCTCGCCGAAAGCGCCAGCCAGACACGGCTCCTTGAAGGCGTGGCCGAGCTTTTCGATCTTGATGCCCCACCCGAGCGGATCGAGGTTTATGACAACAGCCACAACCAGGGCACCAATGCAGTCGGCGGCATGGTCGTCGCCGGGCCTGAAGGCTTCATGAAAAACCAGTACCGGAAATTCAACATCAAGTCCGAAGACCTCACCCCCGGTGATGACTTCGGCATGATGCGGGAAGTGATGACGCGCCGGTTCGCCCGCCTCCTGAAGGAAGACGAAAACCGCGAGCGCGGCATGTGGCCCGATGTGGTGCTGATCGACGGCGGCAAGGGGCAGCTGTCATCGGTTGTCGAAACGCTCGAAGAACTGGGCGTCAGCGATGTTGCGCTCGTCGCCATTTCGAAAGGGCCGGACAGGAATGCCGGGCGCGAGCAGTTCCATATGCCGGGGCGCGACACCTTCACCCTGCCCCTGAATGACCCGGTTCTTTACTATCTGCAGCGCCTGCGCGACGAAGCCCACCGCTTTGCCATCGGCAGCCACCGGGCGCGCCGGGCTGGCGATATCGTAAAATCACCGCTCGACGGTGTGCCGGGCATCGGCCCGAAACGCAAGAAGGCGCTGATGCACCATTTCGGCTCGGCCAAGGCAGTGGCCGGCGCCGATGTGCGCGACCTGATGAGCGTCGACGGGATATCTGCCGCCATGGCGCAGGCCATCTACGATCATTTTCACGATCGATAA
- the folB gene encoding dihydroneopterin aldolase: protein MADEAMPKSNPLANVLRLPYADATRGVRHVFVRDYETSAEIGVWAHEKGAHQRIRINVDLSVKETLEHHEDQLANVVCYNEIVKGIQTILEAGHINLVETLAERIADLCLVDLRVIGARVKVEKLEAVEGALSVGVEIERHRPS, encoded by the coding sequence ATGGCCGACGAGGCAATGCCCAAATCGAACCCGCTTGCGAATGTGCTGCGCCTGCCTTACGCCGACGCCACCCGCGGCGTGCGTCATGTTTTTGTCCGCGACTATGAGACCTCGGCCGAGATCGGCGTCTGGGCACACGAGAAAGGCGCGCACCAGCGTATCCGCATCAATGTGGATCTTTCCGTGAAAGAGACGCTGGAGCATCACGAGGACCAGCTGGCCAACGTCGTCTGTTACAACGAGATCGTGAAAGGCATCCAGACCATCCTGGAAGCCGGTCATATCAACCTCGTTGAGACGCTCGCCGAGCGAATCGCCGACCTCTGCCTCGTCGATCTGCGGGTGATCGGCGCACGCGTGAAGGTGGAAAAGCTCGAAGCCGTTGAAGGCGCCCTCAGCGTCGGCGTCGAGATCGAACGCCACCGTCCCAGCTGA